In a genomic window of Trueperaceae bacterium:
- a CDS encoding Lrp/AsnC family transcriptional regulator, which produces MFLNDEPAGPSTPPAGALDDLDRKIVTQLAEDGRRSYRHIAQNLGIAEGTARFRANRLMEEGYIRVTAVGNAMRFGITVMALTMLRVEPGHVTEVAEKLATYRNVRFVGMSFGSADVIIQTLHRSQKDLHRFLVNEVPAAAPAIKSMETFQLAEVVKSSWDWEAWLNLASTPVAAAE; this is translated from the coding sequence GTGTTTCTCAACGATGAACCCGCAGGCCCCTCGACTCCGCCCGCCGGGGCCCTCGACGACCTCGATAGGAAGATCGTCACGCAGCTAGCCGAAGATGGTAGGCGGTCGTATCGCCATATCGCCCAGAACTTGGGGATAGCCGAAGGAACCGCGCGGTTCCGAGCGAACCGCCTCATGGAAGAGGGCTACATCCGGGTGACGGCCGTCGGGAACGCCATGCGGTTCGGGATCACGGTGATGGCCCTAACGATGTTGCGTGTGGAGCCGGGTCACGTCACGGAAGTCGCCGAGAAGCTGGCGACCTACCGCAACGTCCGCTTCGTCGGGATGTCCTTCGGCTCCGCGGACGTCATCATCCAGACCCTCCACCGGTCTCAGAAGGACCTCCACCGGTTCCTGGTCAACGAGGTGCCAGCGGCAGCACCAGCCATCAAGAGCATGGAGACCTTCCAACTGGCCGAAGTGGTCAAGAGCTCATGGGACTGGGAAGCGTGGCTCAACCTCGCGAGCACCCCGGTCGCCGCCGCGGAGTAG